The sequence below is a genomic window from Brevibacillus agri.
TTCGAGACGATTTTGTACGCGCCGATTTTGTATCGCATCGTAACCGAGCTGCTTTTGTTTATCAACCAACTGCTCGATACCGCAAACGACCGCAGCGACGAGGGCAGGGCAGACGTGATCGAGCAGGCTATGCGCTACATGGAAGGGCGCTATACCGACCCGGCTCTGCGGCTGGAGGATGTCGCCCGGCACGTCGACCGCAGTCCGGCTTACTTCAGCACGCTGTTTGCGCAAAAGCAGGGCAGCTCCTTCCGGCAAGTTTTGACGGCGATGCGCGTGAAGGAAGCGCAGCGGCTGCTGCTGGAAACGGCTCTGTCCGTGCAGGAGGTGGCGGAGCGCAGCGGGTTCGTCAACGCCAATTACTTTAGTAAAATTTTTAAGGAAAAGACGGGTACAACCCCACGTTTGTTACGAAATCAAAAGAAAAGATAGAAATCGAAAGAAAAGGGAGATTTTTCGAAAATTCCATCTGTATTGCCTGAAGCAATCGAAAGAAGAGGCACCAAATCGAAAGCATGGTGCCTTTTTTGCGTTTCCCGGCGCTTTTACAATAAAGCCAAGAGATACACATTCTACGGAAAGCAGGTGGATTTTCGATGACAACGACACAATCCATTGAACAGATGATAAAGGCATACTCGGGGACCGAGCTGCATACAAAAGGCTGGGTGCAGGAAGCGGCGCTGCGCATGCTGTTGAACAACCTGAACCCTGACGTGGCCGAGCGCACAGAAGATTTGGTCGTGTACGGCGGAATCGGGAAAGCGGCGCGCAACTGGGAATGTTTCGATGCGATTGTCAAAACATTGCAAACATTGGAGAGCGACGAGACGCTGCTGATCCAGTCGGGCAAACCGGTGGCGGTGTTCAAGTCGCACACCGATGCGCCGCGCGTGCTGCTCGCGAACTCCAACCTGGTGCCAGCCTGGGCCAACTGGGAGCACTTCCACGAGCTGGACAAAAAAGGCTTGATGATGTACGGGCAAATGACAGCCGGAAGCTGGATTTACATCGGCAGCCAGGGGATTGTGCAAGGCACGTATGAGACGTTTGCGGAGCTTGCCCGCCAACATTTTGCAGGCACGCTCGCAGGGACGATCACCGTCACGGCCGGGCTCGGCGGCATGGGCGGCGCGCAGCCTTTGGCCGTATCGCTCAACGGCGGCGTGAGCATCAACATCGAGGTAGACCGCACCCGCATCCAGCGCAGACTGGATACGCGCTATCTCGATGTGATGACAGAGAGCCTCGACGAAGCGATCCAGATGGCGGAGACGGCCAAGCGGGAGAAAAAAGGCATTTCGATCGGGCTGCTCGGCAATGCCCCGGAAGTGCTGAACGCGATGCTTGCCAAGGGCTTCATCCCGGACGTGTTGACCGACCAGACTTCTTCGCACGATCCGCTCAACGGCTACATCCCGGAAGGCATGAGTCTCGAAGCGGCGGCAGAGCTGCGCACGCGCGATCCGAAGGAGTATGAGAGACGCTCCAAGGCGAGCATCGCCAATCACGTTCGCGCCATGCTGGCTATGCAGGAAAAAGGAGCCGTCACTTTTGACTACGGCAACAACATCAGACAGGTGGCGAAAAACGAAGGCGTCGAGGAGGCGTTCCGCTTCCCTGGCTTCGTGCCCGCCTATATCCGTCCGCAGTTTTGCGAGGGCAAAGGGCCGTTCCGCTGGGTCGCGCTGTCCGGCGATCCCGAGGACATTTACAAGACCGACGAAGTGATTCTCCGCGAGTTTTCCTACAATACGCATCTGTGCAACTGGATTCGCATGGCGCAGGAACGCATTCAGTTCCAGGGGCTGCCGTCCCGCATTTGCTGGCTGGGCTACGGCGAGCGCGCGCGGTTTGGCCAGATCATCAACGACATGGTAGCGCGCGGCGAGCTGAAAGCGCCGATCGTCATCGGCCGCGACCACCTCGACTCCGGCTCCGTCGCCTCGCCCAACCGCGAGACGGAAGCGATGAAGGACGGCAGCGACGCGGTGTCCGACTGGCCGATCCTGAATGCGATGATGAATGCGGTAGGTGGCGCGAGCTGGGTATCTGTCCATCACGGCGGCGGTGTCGGCATGGGTTACTCCTTGCATGCGGGAATGGTCATCGTGGCAGACGGCACGCCGGAAGCCGCCCGCCGACTGGAGCGCGTCCTGACCACCGATCCGGGGATGGGCATCGTGCGTCATGCGGATGCCGGCTACGAGCTGGCGATTCGCACCGCGAAGGAAAAAGGCGTCAACATCCCGATGTTGGAGGAGTAAACAGCGATGAAAAAACCAGTATGGATTCGCCATGCCAGCCAGCTCGCCACGTTGGCTGGCGGGTCTTCTGCTCCGGTGACAGGGGCCAGAATGAACGAGCTGGCGATTATTGAGGACGGCAGCGTATGGCTGGAAAACGGCGTGATCGAGCGGGTCGGCACCGACGACGAACTGGCGAGCGTCTACCGCGAGCGGGCGCATGAAGCAGACGTCATCGACGCCACGGGCAAGCTGGTCACGCCAGGCTTGATCGACCCGCATACGCACCTCGTGCATGCGGGTACGAGACAAAACGAGTTCAACATGCGCTTGAACGGCGCGACGTACATGGAAATCATGAACAACGGCGGCGGCATCCACGCGACGACCGCGGCGACGAGACAGGCGACACACGAAGAGCTGTATGCCGAGAGCAAGCGGCGGCTCGACCAGTTTTTGCTGCACGGGGTGACGACCGTCGAGGCCAAGAGCGGCTACGGCCTCACCCTGGAGGACGAACTCAAGCAGCTTGAAGTAGCGAAAAAGCTGCATGAAGAGCATCCGGTCGATCTCGTCAGCACGTTCATGGGCGCACATGCGGTTCCGCGCGAGTACAAGGAAACGCCGGATGCGTTTGTCGATTTGGTCATCGAGCAAATGATTCCCGAGGTCGCGCGGCGCAAGCTGGCTGTTTTCAACGACGTGTTTTGCGAGCGCGGCGTCTTTACCCCCGAGCAGTCGCGGCGCATTCTCGAAGCAGGAATGCGCCACGGCCTGCTGCCGAAAATCCACGCGGATGAAATCGAGCCGTACGAAGGCGCGGAGTTGGCGGCTTCGCTCGGCGCCGTATCTGCCGATCATTTGCTGCGCGCCTCCGATCGCGGGATCGAGCTGATGGCAGAGGCAGGCGTGATCGCGGTGCTGTTGCCAGGCACAGCTTTTTTCCTGATGGCAGAGTCTGCGAACGGACGCAAAATGATTGACCGCGGTGTGGCAGTCGCGATCTCGACCGACTGCAACCCTGGCTCCTCGCCGACTGTCTCGCTGCCGCTGATGATGAATCTCGGCTGCCTGAAAATGGGGATGACTCCGGCAGAAGTGTTGACGGCCGCGACGATCAACGCCGCACACGCCATCCGCTGCGCGCACGAGGTCGGCAGCATCGAGGTCGGGAAAAAAGCGGACATCGCCATTTTTGACGTGCCTGACTTCATGACCTTGCAATATCGCTACGGCGTCAACCACGTAGACACGGTCATCAAGCAGGGCACGGTCGTCGTCGCGGGAGGGAGACGCGTATGACAGCAGGGTACCCGTATCCGCTCCTGAAGCCGCCCAGCTTTTCCTGGGACCGGAGCGCAGCGCCTACCGAGCCAAAAGTAAGCGAGTGGATTGCAACGCTCGATCCGGCGACGGCGGGCAGCACCGACTGGAGCGACTACGACGTGGCGCTCCTTGGGGTGCCGCTGTCGCGCTCGTCCATTTCGGCCTCGGCAGCGAGCGAGAATCCGGACGCGATGCGGCGGGCGTGGAAGTATTTTACGACCTACAATCTCGATCACGACGTGGACTTGCAGCCGCTGCGCGTCGTCGACCTCGGCGACGTCAGGCAGCATGTGACCGACATCGCCCAGTGCCATCGCAACATCCGGGAAGCGATGGCGCACATGCGCACGCACCATCCGCAGCTTTTGCCCGTGATGCTGGGCGGCGATCATTCGATCACGGCGATGCTCATCAAAGGCTACAAGGACGTCCATCCCGACGAGCGGGTGGGCATCCTGCAACTGGACACGCATTTTGACCTGCGCGACCTGGCGGATAACGGCCCCTCGAACGGCACGCCGATCCGCAATCTGATCGAGAGCGGCACGATTTGCGCGCGGGATGTGCACAACATCGGGCTGCACGGCTTTTTCAACGCCCGCTCGCTCAAAGCATACGCCGACGAAACAGGCGTGCGCTATACGACGCTTCGCCAGGCGCGGCAAAAAGGGGTGGCCCGGACGGTGCAGGAAGCGCTGGAGCAACTCGCGGGCCAGGTGGACACGATCTATTTGACCGTGGACATGGATGTACTCGATTGCAGCTACGGCCCGGGGGTTCCTGCTTCCACGCCCGGCGGCATGCACAGCGACGAACTGTTCGAAGCTGTCTACGCGGCAGGGCTGCATCCGAAGGTCAAGGCGATGGACCTCGTCTGTCTCGACCCGTACAAGGACCGCGCTGAAGCGACGGTCAAGACGGCTGTTCACGTGCTGCTGTCGTTTTTGACCGGATTTCGCCAGCGCGAACAATAAAAAAGCAAAGCCAAACCGCTGGTGCTCAGGCTCATGCATGCCGGGCGAAACAGCGGTTTTTTCGTGGCGCTCGACACTCGTGCCGTACGGCGAGTGCTTCGCCAAAATAGCAACAAAAGAACTAACTTTAGTAAGGTTCACGCTGGAGCATCTTTTGCTAAAATTGGTTTGCCATTTCCTAGATGCCTGTCCCAAAGTATGCCAGGCGAACAGGCTGAAAAGAAACGAGTAAAAGCGCATCAACGGCGAAGGGAGGAATGAAGAGGACGATATGAAACGATTGCTTGCACGGCTGTTGTCGTTGCTGCTGATTTTTTCGCTGGCGCAGCCAATGGTGCCGCCTGCCGGAGCGAATCAGACTTCGGCCAAGGTCCCGGTGGGCGAAGATTTTTTTGTGGATACAGATGCCTATGAGCACGGAACACCCGACGGCGTAGGAAACTTGAATGCGATATTTGTCGGATATGCCGACTCTTTTGGGGCTGCCAATGCAGCTCTCAAGTTTCAGTTGGGGAGCGGTCAGGTTGATTTCAACCGGAAAATCCAGTCGGCCTATTTGCGTCTTTTTCTGACTCAGGTGGATGCCTTCCAAGGAAAACCGTTTCTCGATCTTTACGCCGCCCAGAATGATTCCTGGACAGAGCGGGATGCTGTTCTTCCGCAAACCGCAGAGCTGATCGAGCGGATTACGGAATCCGGTCTGAGGCAGAATGACTGGGTATCGTTTGACGTGACCGATTTTCTGCGGGAGCAGTCGGCGGATAAAGTAGCGAGCTTTGTGCTAAAAGGGCATCAGTTGCCGCCAGCGGGTGGCGCACCACGGATACAGGTCGCTTTTCTCGACAAGTCATCCGGTCAAACGGAAAAGATTCCGTACCTGGAGATCACCTATGCTCCGAACTCCCCGCCGACCGCTATTTCACTGAGCAACGATAGCGTCCCGGAAAATCTTCCGGCGGACACGCCGGTCGGCACGTTCAACGCGACAGACCCGGACAGCGAAGATCAGGGCAAATTGACGTTTGAGTTGACAGGCAACGAGCAAGGCGCCTTCAAGCTTGTCGGCAACGAGCTGTTCACCACGGCATCGTTTGACTATGAGACGAAAAGCAGCTATTCCATCGACGTCAAGGTGAGCGACTCCGCCGGAAACACGCTCACCAAAGCATTTACGATCCGGGTCGAGGATGTGCAGGAGCCGCCGACTTTTGCCGAGCTGACGATTAACGAGGGCATGTTCTACACCAGCTTCAATCAGGTCAGTCTGAAAACGACAGTCACCGATCCTGATCTCGGCAAGCCGTTACAGGTGCGGTTCTCGAATGCCGCCGATCAATGGACGGATGATTGGAAAGCTTACAGCCCGTCGTCTTCCTATCCCTGGACGTTAGCGGCGGGAGACGGAGTAAAGACGGTCTACATGCAGGCGCGGGATGAAGCCGGCCATCAGATTTCCGCCAGCGCTACAATCACGCTGGACACGACCCCGCCACTCGTGACGGGAGTGGTCGACAGAGGCGATTACAAGGAGCCTGTGACGATCACCTTTAACGAAGGGACAGCGGTTCTGAACGGGGCCGCGATTGTCAGCGGCTACAAGGTGACAGCGGATGGCAACTATACGCTGAGAGTGACAGATATGGCTGGAAACACGACGACGCTTTCGTTTTTTCTCGATACAACCGCTCCGACGGGATCCCTGCAGATCGAAAGCGGCCAATCGTTTACGACAAAGCGAAATGTTGTGTTGACGATCACGGGGACGGACGGGGAAGGCATCGGCCAGCTTCAGATGAACTTCTCCAACGATGGGGCCACCTGGTCCGGATGGGAGTGGCTTGCCGCCACGAAAGCATGGGAACTGAGCCCCGGAGACGGAAGCAAAACCGTGAAAATGAAGCTGAAAGACGGGCTGGGGCATGAGCGGGAATACGAGGACAGCATTACGCTGGATACGACTCCGCCAGAAGCCGCCCTGTCGATCAAAGGAACGAACGCTGCGAATACGGCGACTTCGTCTGCGACTGTCAAGCTGCTGATCGAAGCGACAGATGCGCAAGGCCCTGTAGAGATGACGCTCTCCAATACGGACGGCGTGTTTGCAGGCGGATGGCAGCCTGTCCAGCCTGAGCTGCAGTGGAAATTGAGCAGCGGCGACGGAAACAAAACGGTCTACGCCAAATTCCGCGACGCGGCGGGGCATGAAGTCACACGCTCTGCCAGCATTTTGCTGGATACGGTTCCGCCGGAAGTGACAGGCGTTGCGGCTGGCAACTATTACAACCAGGAGGTCACCGTTCATTTTTCGGAAGGGACGGCTGTACTGAACGGCGAGCCGTTTGCGGATGGCGAGCAGATCAGCGAGGACGGCACGTACACGCTGGTTGTCACGGACGTGGCAGGCAATACCACGACCGTTTCCTTCACGGTTGACCGGACAAAGCCTGCGGGAACCTTCACGATCAACAATGGCGAGGACTGGACGAACACCCCGCAGGTCGTGCTGCAGTTGAATGTGACGGATATGTCCCCGATGACGGCCGCCTTCGCCAATGACGCGGAAGGGTGGCAGCCATCCGAACCGTTTGCGGCTACGAAGTCGTGGACGCTCAGTTCCGGCGATGGGCAAAAGCGCGTGGCGGTCAAGCTGAGAGATGCGGCCGGGAACGAGGCGACATGGGAGGCGCACATTACGCTGGATCAAACCGCCCCGACCGGAAGCTTTACGATCAATGACGACCAGAGCGTGACGAACGAGCGGCAGGTTGAACTGAAGCTGCAATACGCGGATGCGGACGATCAACTGCAAATGCGTTTCTCCCCTACAGGGACGAATGACTGGTCGGACTGGGAGCCGGCGCAGCAGACGAAAGCGTGGGAGCTATCCACCGGAGACGGTACGAAAACAGTCTTTTTGCAACTGCGCGATCGCGCGGGCAACGTGCGCGACTTGCAAAAGTCTATCATGCTCGATACGACACCGCCTGTAGTCAGCGGGGTGACCCATGAGGGCGTGTACAACTCCGACCAGCAGATTTCCTTTTCGGACGGGACGGCTACGTTGAACGACGCTCCTTTCCTTAGCGGAACAACCGTTACTGGGCACGGGCAGTACACGCTCGTCGTAACGGATGCGGCCGGAAACAAAACAACCATCTTTTTTACGATCGACAAGACGCCTTTGACGGGGACGCTCGCGATTAATCAGGGCGCGGCGTTCACAACCTCGCGCAATGTGACGCTGGATCTTTACGCAAACAAAGGCGCACCGGACACGCGCATGTCCTTTTCCAACGATGGAAGCACATGGAGCCCAGCCGAGCCGTTTGCCCTGACAAAAGAGTGGACGCTGTCCGAAGCAGATGGCGGCAAAACCGTCTACGTGCGCCTGGAGGACAAAGCGGGGTACACGACGGACGTAAGCGATACGATTGTTCTGGATACGACCATGCCGGCGGGAAGCTTGCTCATTAACGGGGGCAACCTCGTGACAGAGACGCGGACGGTCAACTTGACGGTTACGGCAGCAGATGCCAATGGCCCTGTGCAGGCTCGCTTCGCCAACGAGGATGAAGAGTGGAACGCCTGGAGCGACGTCGTTTCGGCGCTGCCGTGGGAGCTGTCGGCAAACGATGGGAGCAAAATCGTTCGCATGCAACTGCGCGATCAGGCCGGAAATGTCTCGTCCTTTACAAGCAGCATCGAGCTTGATATGAACGCGCCGGTCGTGCATGGTATCGAGAATGGCAAAAGCTACCGGGAAGACGTGCAGATCACGTTCAACGAGGGCACGGCTACACTCGACGGTCAGTCATTTACAAGCGGCACGACGGTAAGCGATGAGGGCGAGCACGAACTGGTCGTCACCGACGCCGCAAGCAACTTCACGCAGATTGCCTTTACCATCGACAAAACGCCTCCGCAGGGCACGTTTGCCATTAACAACGACGCTGCGACGGCAAGCTCGGTCAATGTGACGCTGAACGTTACCGCCACCGACTCGCTGGGAGAGGTAGAAATGCGCTTCGCCAATGAAAACGAGGGCTGGAGCGACTGGGAACAGGCGGCTCCAACGGTTCCGTGGCGGCTTCCTTCCGGCAACGGGATGAAAAAAGTGTTGCTGCAACTGCGCGACGAGGCGCACAACACGATTGAACTGGAGGCGCAAATCAGGCTGTCCGTTTACGTTCCGACTCCGCCAACAACGGTCAAGGTGACAGGCGTACAGCTCGATGCGAGCAGCCTGCAGTTGCAAGCAGGCGATACGCGCACAGTGACCGCTGTGATTCAGCCGGAAAATGCGAGCGGCAAACGGGTCAGATGGGCGAGCAGCCATTCCGCTGTGGCGGAGGTAGACAGTCAGGGGAACATCGTGGCACGGGCAGCAGGGACTGCGCGCATTACCGTCACTACTGTCGATGGCGGCTACACGGATACGGTAGAAGTAACGGTCAAGGAAGAGGCCGATTCTTCCTCCCTGCAAGCCTCGAAAAAAGCGTTCCGCCTGAAGCCACAAGAGCGGGCGCACGTCCAGATTTTCAAGGTCGAAGGGGACGAGAAGACAGAGATCACCACAGACAAAAAGGTAGAGTACCGCACGAAGCGCGGCCTCGTCACGGTAGCAGCGGGCCAGATTACGGCTGGCAGCGACGAAGGCGAGGACGTCATCACGGTAACGTACGAAGGGCAAGAGCTGCAAATCCCGGTTACGATCACAACCCGCACAAGCGATAAAGTCAGCCTGCTTTCCCGGACCGAGGGCGTGCTTGCGGTAGACGAGGAAAGGCAGTTGGAGCTGGTGGCGCTGTACGGCGACGACACGACAGAAGATGTGACGGATCAAGTAGAATGGACTTCCTCCAATCCGGATGTCGTGGAGGTTGACGAGGATGGCAGGATGGTTGCCAAGGCGACAGGTACAGCCGTCATTTCCGGGAGCATAGACAAACGGAAATTCAGGGTCCGCCTGCTGGTTGTCGAGGAAAAACATCCGAGACGCATCGAGGTCGCACCTGCCTACGTCCGCTTGAAGGAAGGGCAGGAAAAAGCGCTCGTCCTGACGGGCACGTATGAAAAAGGGTACCAGGACCTGATTGCAGAGGACGCCGAGTGGACGGTAGAGGATCCGGAGATCGCCGAGGTGATCGACGGGAACATCGTTGCCCGCAAGGCGGGTAAAACGATCGTCACCATCAACTACGAAGGCAAGACCGCCAGCGTGCGGGTGGAGGTCAGAAAGTAGCGCCGTGTTTTTTGAGAGAAGAAGGTGCCAGCTATACGGCTGGCACTTTCTGACTTGCGAAGGACAAGACCGGCAAGCAGAGACCGGAGACTGCTTTTCGGGCAAATACGCAGAAGCAAACAAGGAGGGAGCAACAACGATGGAACCATATGTGGGCGAAATCAGGATGTTTGCGGGAACTTATGCGCCGCGGGGCTGGGCGTTTTGCGAGGGGCAATTGCTTTCGATAGCGGAAAATGAACTGCTGTTCAGTGTGATTGGAACGACCTATGGCGGTGACGGGATGACCACGTTTGGCTTGCCCGATCTGCGCGGCCGAGTGCCTGTACACATGGGCACCAACCCGTCCACGCAAACTGCTTACCCGCTGGGAGCGATGGGCGGAACCGAGACGGTCGTCCTTCAGTCTGGCCAATTGCCGACGCACACCCATACGGTCAACGTATCGTCAACGGACGGGACTGATGTGGAACCAGCCGGGCATGTTTGGGCGAAGCGGATTTCGCAATTTTCGCAAAATCAGGCGGCGATCCAGATGAGCCCTCTCGCCGTGGAAAGCATCGGCGGCAACCAGCCGCACAATAACATGATGCCCTATACCGTTATCAGTTTCATCATTGCGACAATAGGCTATTATCCAGTCCAATCGTAGGCAACACATTTATCCAGGGGAGGTAGATTGCGATGTCAGAACCATTTCTCGGAGAAATTCGCGCCTTTGCTTTTCCGTTCCCGATGAGGGGCTGGGCGCTGTGTGATGGATCCATTTTGCAAATTGCCCAGCACCAGGCGCTGTATTCGATCCTCGGAGCGACTTATGGGGGGAACGGCGTCACGACCTTTGCCTTGCCTGACCTGCGGGGGCGAGTGCCTGTCCACACCGGAAACGGAATCACGCTCGGACAGGCTGGCGGCGAGGAAGCGCATGTGCTGAGCATTGGGGAAATGCCGCCGCACACGCACGTCGCCAAGCCGCTGTCGACCTCGGGATCAATCGGAAAGGCCGAAGCAAACGTATGGGCCATGACGAATGTACAAGCGTTTGCGGCCGCCCCGAATGCGACGATGCGCGGCGATGCCCTGGGCGCAGCCGGAGGGAGCCAGCCGCACAACAACATGCAGCCTTACCAGGTGCTCAATTACTGCATTGCTATACAAGGGATATACCCTTCCCGTAACTAACTGATCGAGGAGGAATGAAAAATGGACGGCTTTGTCGGGGAGATTCGGATTTTTACAGGCCAGTTCGCACCGAAAAACTGGGCTTTTTGCGACGGAAGTTTGCTTTCGATCGGGCAGTTTACGCCGCTGTTTGCCATTTTGGGGACGAGATTTGGCGGGGATGGCAAAATGACGTTTGCTTTGCCCAATTTGCAAGGGACGGCGCCGATGCACCACGGAACAGGCAATGGCTTGACGCCGAAAGCGTTCGGAGATCAGGGAGGCAGCAGCACGGTGACGCTAAATACCTCACAGATGCCTGGGCATACGCACGTTCCAAACGCTGCGGAGAGGCCGACGACAAACAACCCGGACGGGATGATCTGGTCGAACACGGAGGGCAGAGGCGGGCTTTTGGCTTACGGACCAGCCGATGCGTCGGCACAGACAACGCTTAGCCAGTTCGCCGTTTCGCCCGCAGGAGAAGGGATGCCGCACAACAACAGACAACCCTATTTAGGCGTAAACTATATCATTTGCGTGCTTGGCGAATTTCCGCCGCGTGGAGATTGAGAAAAGAATGTGCCGGATGCGAATTGGCTCTCGTATCTGGCACTTGCTTTGTCCAATTATCCTATTGTAATATGACAGAATATTACTGCGATACCTTTTTCACGGGGTGATTTGATGCAGAAGTCTGTCAATGGTCCATCCTCCATTCCCGTCTCTAGTCAATTGAAGGAACAGTTGAAAAACTTGATGGAGCAACGAATTTATCAGCCGCAGGACAAACTGCCGACGATCCGCGAGCTGTCCGGCTTTTTGCGGCTGAAGCAACAAACGGTCGAAGCCGCGTATGCAGCGCTGGAAGCGGAAGGCTACGTGACGCTGGACGATGCCGGAGCGGCGTTTGTCGCGGACAAGCTCCCGAAAAAGAGCGCCCAGGGAATCGCGGCAAAGCAGCGGGAAGAGACGATCTTGTCCCGCGTTCTGGAAAAGGCGAAGCAGCCGGCCTTCCAGATGGCACAGGGCCGGACGAAGCCAGCCATCCTGTTTGCCGAGTGTAATGTCGTACAGGTGCAGGAATACGCGGTCGAGCTGGAAAAGGCGACCGGCTACACCGTCAAGCCGTGCCTGATTAAAGACCTGGAGCAGTTTGCAAGCAGCATTCTCAACGGCTACTACGATCTCGTCGTCACGACGTTTTTACACATAGAAGAGGTGCAAAAATGGCTGGACAGCTTGGGGGACAGTGACGTTCCGAAGGTCATCGGCTGCTTGCTGGAATCGAATCTCCAGTCGATCCGGGAGTTGCAGCAGCTCCCTCCTGGCAGCCTCGTGGGAATCGGCGGCACGACATGGGAGGGCGCCTACAATTTCCGCCAATCCATCCTCAACGCGGGGATGACGCACCTGGAGCTGCAAATCGGCTCGATGGAATACCCGTCGTCCTTGGATGAGTTTTTGTCCGCGAAGCCGAGCCTGATTGTGTGCACCAGCATCGTCGGCGACTATTTGAAGCGGCAGTCGCGCTTTTTGCCGCTATTGATCGAGGACCGTTATCTGAACGCCCAGTCCGTGCAGTACATTCAGCAGTGCGTCGAAGGCAGGCGCTGAGCGCGGGAAGGCAAATCGGTGCCGTGAACAGCCGCTGGTTATGGTATGATGGAGGTAATGCTTTTCCATAACAGGAAAAAGAGGTGCAGTCATGTCAGGATTCGGAATATTTCGCGAAGTAGTCACGTCCGAGGAGCAACTGCGAGAAACGTTCGGAGTACCGAGCCCCCTGGTGCAAAACAAGTCGATCTCCCAGCTCGATGAGCATTGCCGGAATTATATCGCTCAATCGCCTTTTCTGATTATTTCTACCGCAGATGAAAAAGGAAACTGCGATGCCTCGCCGCGCGGAGATGCGCCGGGCTTCGTGCACATCATCGACGACCGCCATCTGGTCATCCCGGAGCGGCCGGGGAACAAGCGGATGGATTCCATCACCAACATCCTGGTCAATCCGCACATCGGCCTGATTTTTTTGATTCCGACGCTGGAAGAAACATTGCGGATCAACGGACGGGCATGTGTGATCCAGGACCAGGATATTT
It includes:
- a CDS encoding Ig-like domain-containing protein, which encodes MKRLLARLLSLLLIFSLAQPMVPPAGANQTSAKVPVGEDFFVDTDAYEHGTPDGVGNLNAIFVGYADSFGAANAALKFQLGSGQVDFNRKIQSAYLRLFLTQVDAFQGKPFLDLYAAQNDSWTERDAVLPQTAELIERITESGLRQNDWVSFDVTDFLREQSADKVASFVLKGHQLPPAGGAPRIQVAFLDKSSGQTEKIPYLEITYAPNSPPTAISLSNDSVPENLPADTPVGTFNATDPDSEDQGKLTFELTGNEQGAFKLVGNELFTTASFDYETKSSYSIDVKVSDSAGNTLTKAFTIRVEDVQEPPTFAELTINEGMFYTSFNQVSLKTTVTDPDLGKPLQVRFSNAADQWTDDWKAYSPSSSYPWTLAAGDGVKTVYMQARDEAGHQISASATITLDTTPPLVTGVVDRGDYKEPVTITFNEGTAVLNGAAIVSGYKVTADGNYTLRVTDMAGNTTTLSFFLDTTAPTGSLQIESGQSFTTKRNVVLTITGTDGEGIGQLQMNFSNDGATWSGWEWLAATKAWELSPGDGSKTVKMKLKDGLGHEREYEDSITLDTTPPEAALSIKGTNAANTATSSATVKLLIEATDAQGPVEMTLSNTDGVFAGGWQPVQPELQWKLSSGDGNKTVYAKFRDAAGHEVTRSASILLDTVPPEVTGVAAGNYYNQEVTVHFSEGTAVLNGEPFADGEQISEDGTYTLVVTDVAGNTTTVSFTVDRTKPAGTFTINNGEDWTNTPQVVLQLNVTDMSPMTAAFANDAEGWQPSEPFAATKSWTLSSGDGQKRVAVKLRDAAGNEATWEAHITLDQTAPTGSFTINDDQSVTNERQVELKLQYADADDQLQMRFSPTGTNDWSDWEPAQQTKAWELSTGDGTKTVFLQLRDRAGNVRDLQKSIMLDTTPPVVSGVTHEGVYNSDQQISFSDGTATLNDAPFLSGTTVTGHGQYTLVVTDAAGNKTTIFFTIDKTPLTGTLAINQGAAFTTSRNVTLDLYANKGAPDTRMSFSNDGSTWSPAEPFALTKEWTLSEADGGKTVYVRLEDKAGYTTDVSDTIVLDTTMPAGSLLINGGNLVTETRTVNLTVTAADANGPVQARFANEDEEWNAWSDVVSALPWELSANDGSKIVRMQLRDQAGNVSSFTSSIELDMNAPVVHGIENGKSYREDVQITFNEGTATLDGQSFTSGTTVSDEGEHELVVTDAASNFTQIAFTIDKTPPQGTFAINNDAATASSVNVTLNVTATDSLGEVEMRFANENEGWSDWEQAAPTVPWRLPSGNGMKKVLLQLRDEAHNTIELEAQIRLSVYVPTPPTTVKVTGVQLDASSLQLQAGDTRTVTAVIQPENASGKRVRWASSHSAVAEVDSQGNIVARAAGTARITVTTVDGGYTDTVEVTVKEEADSSSLQASKKAFRLKPQERAHVQIFKVEGDEKTEITTDKKVEYRTKRGLVTVAAGQITAGSDEGEDVITVTYEGQELQIPVTITTRTSDKVSLLSRTEGVLAVDEERQLELVALYGDDTTEDVTDQVEWTSSNPDVVEVDEDGRMVAKATGTAVISGSIDKRKFRVRLLVVEEKHPRRIEVAPAYVRLKEGQEKALVLTGTYEKGYQDLIAEDAEWTVEDPEIAEVIDGNIVARKAGKTIVTINYEGKTASVRVEVRK
- a CDS encoding phage tail protein; the encoded protein is MEPYVGEIRMFAGTYAPRGWAFCEGQLLSIAENELLFSVIGTTYGGDGMTTFGLPDLRGRVPVHMGTNPSTQTAYPLGAMGGTETVVLQSGQLPTHTHTVNVSSTDGTDVEPAGHVWAKRISQFSQNQAAIQMSPLAVESIGGNQPHNNMMPYTVISFIIATIGYYPVQS
- a CDS encoding phage tail protein, producing MSEPFLGEIRAFAFPFPMRGWALCDGSILQIAQHQALYSILGATYGGNGVTTFALPDLRGRVPVHTGNGITLGQAGGEEAHVLSIGEMPPHTHVAKPLSTSGSIGKAEANVWAMTNVQAFAAAPNATMRGDALGAAGGSQPHNNMQPYQVLNYCIAIQGIYPSRN
- a CDS encoding phage tail protein, which translates into the protein MDGFVGEIRIFTGQFAPKNWAFCDGSLLSIGQFTPLFAILGTRFGGDGKMTFALPNLQGTAPMHHGTGNGLTPKAFGDQGGSSTVTLNTSQMPGHTHVPNAAERPTTNNPDGMIWSNTEGRGGLLAYGPADASAQTTLSQFAVSPAGEGMPHNNRQPYLGVNYIICVLGEFPPRGD
- a CDS encoding GntR family transcriptional regulator, with the protein product MQKSVNGPSSIPVSSQLKEQLKNLMEQRIYQPQDKLPTIRELSGFLRLKQQTVEAAYAALEAEGYVTLDDAGAAFVADKLPKKSAQGIAAKQREETILSRVLEKAKQPAFQMAQGRTKPAILFAECNVVQVQEYAVELEKATGYTVKPCLIKDLEQFASSILNGYYDLVVTTFLHIEEVQKWLDSLGDSDVPKVIGCLLESNLQSIRELQQLPPGSLVGIGGTTWEGAYNFRQSILNAGMTHLELQIGSMEYPSSLDEFLSAKPSLIVCTSIVGDYLKRQSRFLPLLIEDRYLNAQSVQYIQQCVEGRR
- a CDS encoding pyridoxamine 5'-phosphate oxidase family protein; protein product: MSGFGIFREVVTSEEQLRETFGVPSPLVQNKSISQLDEHCRNYIAQSPFLIISTADEKGNCDASPRGDAPGFVHIIDDRHLVIPERPGNKRMDSITNILVNPHIGLIFLIPTLEETLRINGRACVIQDQDILEKMAVKGKVPALGIGVQVEECYVHCAKAFMRSGLWKPDKWPEAGTTPNIAKMLADHVKLPGISAKEVAEGLQDSYTNRLY